A stretch of DNA from Prinia subflava isolate CZ2003 ecotype Zambia chromosome 9, Cam_Psub_1.2, whole genome shotgun sequence:
tttatcaggCTTAAATAGCTTGGGCTGAAGTTAAAAGCAAGGGAAAAGAGCAGTCTTTGTTATGGGGAACGCTGGAGCGCTGTAGCAGGCAGTGCTACTGGTTTCACCTGTATTACTGAGTTTCACATTAGCCAGGAAAGCTGTGTCTGAGAGATGTGGGAATGCTCTGCCCGTACCAcccttgctgctgccagggccaggctcCACTGACTTTGGTCACTGAGCAGCATTAACCTTAAGCCTTAACTGGAGTTAATGTTTGGCTTCATTTTCAGCAGTGGGTAGCTGCAGTAGCAAAAGGGCAGTTTTGGGCAGCAGAACTTGCTCTGGGCTGAAAACAGACATCCCTCTTGCAAATCAGTGTGATCTGAACATCTCGTCACTTCCAGTTTCCAGAGGCTGATGCCTGTTGCACTTGCTGAGGGAAGAGGTTGCTGCAAAATGAGCTGGGGTATCCCAGAATGTCAGTGTGAATGTCACCTGGCATGAATTCAGCTGAACCAGACAGTGGTGGACTTGGGGACATGTGGCCTAACCCTTGCTGCTAGCAGAGCTTTGGGACAGGTAACCTGTGGCAGCAGTGTGCCCATGGGCAGCCAGGCATGAGAAAAGATCCTAAGGAAGCTGACTTCTTTCAGCCTAACCTTAGAAGTAATGTGGTAGCAGTAGAACATTGcatctgcagggacagagcagagcagtgatgtTATCCTGGTCAAGACTGCAAGAAGGAGGTACCTGGCCCCTGGCCATGTTGTTTTTAAGCTTGGAAGGCACACGTGGTCTGCAAGAGCACACTAAGGAATAGAACTCACCAGCacttcctgccctgccccagcaaaCTGATAAAGCCCTTTGCAATGCAGGGCGACcccagtttatttttaaaatgtgccCAGGCGTGGAGCTCACAGAATAACTGGAACACCCAGATTTGGGCATTAATTCAGCTTTAATTCATTGCCTGATGAATTAAAGAGTTAATGTAAATGTGAAAAAGGACAAGATAGGGCCACAAACTATTTCCAGAGCAATGTCTGCATAAGAACATTCATCTATGTATGTGCATGGGATCTAAAAAAAGAGTGGTTGGTAAATGTTACCAGGGAGGGGCATGGAGCATTATCCTGAGCACCGTGTGAATTTTCTTGCTGCTTGGACAATGCATCTCAATCCTGTTCCCTTCCCTTGTTATTCCAGTCCCAGCCCTCTCATAAGCAAAGATAATTGTGTGCTGAAGGATACAGTTCCCATGTACAGTAAATGCTCACACTGAGGAAATCCAGGTTCCTGCAATCAAAACCAGCAGTTTGTTGTGCAGTTACGATAACAAGGTCCACTGGGGTGGATCTGTCTTTATTGTGTGCCCTGTGGAGGCATAAATGAGATTGCCAGAGATATTTTCCTTCTTGCCCAGatgctgggacagcaggattGCTGTGGCACCAAAACATGCTGGTTCAAGACAGGAAGGAGCTATTGCAGGGAATAACAGCCctgagcccctggagcactcaGAGTGCCTTGGCTGTCTGTGAAACAGCTTCATTCCCACAGCAGCATTACTTAGGAATGAGATTGCTATTTCTGGTCTGATTGATGAAGTATCTTATTGATAGACTTTATTTCTGTAACAGAAACCCTTATCTCTCAAGCACTTTTGAGGCATTAAAGCAGCTCTGCTAAAATTTCCCAGCTGGAAGAAGAAATATGCCTGCTTGTCCATCTTGTTAATTTGATCTCCCTGTGCTAGGACTGAGAGGTGATTTCACTAGAAGGAGGGACTGTTGAGCTTCCAGTGTTAACAGCAATGGGTGACAACTTCAGATtgcactgccctgagcaggtACTGGGGCTCTTGATAGTGATGCCAGCcctccagaaacagaaatgccaGCTGGGAGGAAACAGCCCAGGCTTTAGCATGAGCACCATCTGGCCCAGCCCTCTTCGAGGCCTTGTCACCACCAGGCAGAGACCCTGGCAATGGCACCGTGTCCCAGAAAGTTGGGAATCAAATCCTTGCATTGTGAGCCCTATGGCACAGAAAGCTTTATTAAATGTGGGgttggagcagcagagccagcaacCAAAGCCACTCCAAAACACCGTAGTGGTCTCAGTCATGCCAGGGGCCTGTGCAAGGGGTGACACATGAGACTGTTGCTGGCACATGGCTGGGATGTGGCTCACAGCCTCGTTGAGGGCACTGCAAAGGAGTGAGCTGTCTGCAGGAAAGCTGTTCAGGGAGTGCTTGGGGGAGAGGGCTTAGATCAAAGCCATGGTGTTTACTAATGTCCTCCACAGGTCAGAAGTGTAGTAAGCACCAAAAATAAGCAGCTGATGCTTTTAGAACCACTGGGCTAAAGGAAACCCTTTCCATTTTAGCAGAGTCtctgtctctgccctttttCTGGGAACTGCAATCATGAGGCATCCTGGGGGCCACAGCCTGATCCTGATGGTGCTGAAAGGCAGGAAGAGCTTTGCCTGTAATGCCTGCTTAGAAGCACAAAACTGTGCAGGCTTGTTCCCACCCAGGTGCACCTCACCAGCAGGGCACTGAAGGTTTCCCTGATCCAGGCAGGCTGTGTGGGATCCCAGACATGCTTAACATAGAAGGTAGCCTGGACAGACCTCCCTATGCCACTGCCACATCTGAAATATTAGCTTTATGCTAAAGAAAAGCACTGCTTCTCTCTAGTCCTGCTTTTATACACCTGGGGAGATTCTGcctgcttctttctttccttgtctgTCCATGGAATTTTAAAGGAGAGGCAAAGGAAGGACATGCCCTCCCATACTGTCCAACAGCATCACAGTGGATTGACAGCAGGAAGTGCCTTCAGAGTTCTGTTTTTCGAAGTTCATTTGATAAGAGCCATGTTCATCCTCTCTATCAACTGATAAAGCCTCTTTGGGAAGTTGGTTGATAACTTGCAGAAATGGGTGTGTACTTAGTAGTTTCTAGATTCAAGCCATTTTTTCCAGGGCTGGAAAGGATGCCAAAGTTCTTACTGCAGTGGGGaattcctttcatttttgtATCTGAGGGAATATATTCCAAATCATGGGTTATTTcacctttccttctcttccagggAAGAAACTGCCATGCCCGTGGGACTCTTCCGGGTGTGCCTACTGGTGATTACAGCTATTGTCAACCACCCGCTCTTCTTCCCGAAGGAGAATGGCACCGTCCCCGAGAACACAGAAGAAATCATCCAGAAGATGAAGGAGCGGGAGGAGAGCCTGCGCCTGGAGCAGCTGCGCTTGGAGCAGGAAATCGCGGAGCAGGAAGCCACACAGAAGGCTCTGGAAAAGGCTGCAGTGGCAGTGGaggaaagcaaagaggaaaaggtCCAATGGGACATGTGGACTGCCCTCTCCATGGTCATCTTCCTGCTGATCGAGCTCTGGAGGCAGGATTTCCAGGAAGGGAATTGGCAGGAcacaggaggagaagaggaTGACATGGCAGTCCTGGGGAAAGCATTTAAAGGAGTGGCCTTCCCCAACAAGGCTGTCCTGGCCAGCTTCTATGAGAAGCGGATCCTGGGCACCACCGCAGACATGGCCAGGATGCGGGAGATGGTGGAAGGCTTTGCAGATGACCTGCTGGAGGCCTTGAGGAGCGTTTGTAACCGGGATGCTGACATGGAAGTGGAAGATTGTATGGGTGTGGGGAGCATGTATGAGAACTGGAGAGTGCGTAAACCCTTCGTCTGTGATCTGATAGTGCCTTTTGCCCCTCCAGAGCCTTACTGCTTTTGCTGCCAGACCTGGTGCTCTGGTGACTCTTTTCCCCCAGATGAACAAGGTTATGGCACCATCAAGGTGTGCAGGGCAGATGAGGATGCGACAGGTTGTATCTGTGACAAGACTAAACTAGGAGAAGATATGCTGTGCCTCCTCCATAGCCAGGTCAGTAGTACCAGGCCCAGCAGTGAGATGGAAGACCTCCTGTGCTTCAAAAATACTCAATATCTGGATGCCGACCAAGTCATGAAGTGGTTCCAGATTGCCGTCACCAAGGCCTGGAACAGGATCTCCCACAAATATGAATTTGACCTTTCCTTCAGCCTCCTGGACTCGCCAGGAGCTCTGAAGATAAAATTTAAATCAGGGAAATCGATTGCCTTCAACCTCACCCCTGTGGTGCAGTATGAGAACTCTGATGTTTACTTCATCTCCCACTTCCCTcggagcagcctggcagcagaCATCCCCTCCAGCACCCACTGGTTCCTCACCTTTGCAGTGTATGAGAGGAGGTTCATCCAGCTGGTCTCCAAAACACTGCCTGCCAACACTTGCCACGTCAGCTGCCTTCAGatcctctccttcctccacGGGAAGCAGTGCAGCCTCACAGGTCCCAGCGGGCTCACCAACTACCACCTGAAGACAGTGCTGCTGCATCTCCTGCAGGCACGTCCCAGTCAGGACTGGGCCCCAGAAAAGCTGGAGGCCCGCCTACAGGACATGCTGAAATTCCTAGAGAAATGCTTGCATGAAAAGAAGCTTTATCACTTCTTTATTGGCAATGGGAAGAtaccagcagagctgggtttcCCCGTTATGTTTCAGAGGGCTGAGCCTCTCAACCTTTTCCGTCCCTTTGTGCTACGCAGGGACATTTACAGGAAGACGGTGGACACGTTCCACGAGATGCTCAGGAACATGTCTGCACTGATAAATGAGTACACAGTGCACATTCCCCTTGCACACACCAATGGGATCCGTAAGGAACCCCTGTAACCAAAGCCAAACGCTAAGCACAAGTCCAGAGGGCAACTTTCTGAAGCCTTCTGGAGACAAATGACTTTGCCAATAGAGCCTCTTGTCAGGAGCTGAACCAGTCCTGGGCCATAGTTCCTGCTGAAAGGAAGAGGCTATGGGGGGAGAATAGGGAGAAACTGGAAGCTGTGGTGTTAAAGTAGGTTTCTGTTCCACTGCTGTGCTTGGTTTTATGCAGctaagaatatattttttctattgtGCCTCAGTCATGCTACAGTAACAAATATAGGTAATTTATTCAGATGCCCGCAATGCAAATGGGCGAGGGGGTGTGATGGTGGCCAAATACTTCATTTCCTTCAGAAGGGGGAGATAAGAACAGGGTGGGGGAATCAGAGGCAGGATCTTGGGATCAAAGGAGCCCGTCTGCTTGCAGACAGCAGGAGCTCTTTCACCAGTGGGAAGTGCAACATAAGTCTGTATGCTGgtgtggagaggaggagggtCATGCACAAGATCTGGACTGGATGGAGATCGTTACATAAAGTACAGCTTCAAAAGGGAactgtagttaaaaaaaaaataagaaaaagccTTCTTGATTGGACTTGCAGTAGTAACTTAAATGGCTTGTCCTGTCCATCAAAAACACCCCTGCACATTGTTTCTCCTATGGGAAGATGTAGCACAGCAGGATCTGTGTCTTCAGACCATTTCATTTGAGCCTTCCATGGCAACATGGCTAGTGGTTTATATTCCTGCCCATTTTGTATGGATCAATGAACAGGAACCTTTTTTACCTTAGATAAAAGAAACGCCACTATTGGGTTCTGACATTTTGGGTTGGTTGTTTTCCTTACCTTGGGGCACTAAGGCATGAGAGGAGCctacagagaaaggaaaagcagagcttgAACTGTATGATCTttggaggtcccttccagcccaaactatTCTGATTCTATGCTCTAAGTTTTGCTTTCATAAAAGCAGCAGTGCTCCAAAATTATGCTGTAATGAAGACAATCTCAGAAGTCTGGTAGCAGGAGTGAACAATCAACCTCCAAATGAGATTGTGACTCTCTGCACATGGTTTCAATTAGGCCTaggccagcagggaggagaaggaaagaatgaaagagaTACACATGTAGTAGACCTCGGCAGTGCTGCTTGCAGCTGCCTTATGATCCATGTTGCATCCCTTCTGCTCCACATATGCAGGCAAAAGCAACTTTATACATTCTCCTCAATCTTTTTAAAGActgctgctctgaggagctCACTAATAGACTGTAATTTAATTTGCTGAGTTGGGAATGCAAAGGAGGAGAGCTGCTGTAGGCTTTCAGGCCAGGGGAAAATCTTGAGGCCTGTGCTTAAAAAAGCCAACAGAGCATTGCAGAAATGGAAATTCCTGAAATCCCACAGGAAGCATTTTAGTGTGGGGCCAGTGGGCTGCTCAGACCCAGCAAGGTGTCTTTGCTGAAGGAGAGGACTCAGGAGATCCTTGGCCTCCAGTGCTAAGGGGCCTTCCCTACTATCTTCTCACACTAGGATTTCCTGCAAAGTTTTACACTAGGGCATCTTTTAATCCTCTTTACAAGAGGGTTGTTGTTGTGTGAGGTAATACCCATCAGGGATGCATTTCACCATCACTCCACAGGTCCCTTTTGATCAATCCTCTCCATCACATCAGAGGGAAAATTCAATCCATTatcactgctggggacagcgtACAACATGAAGCTGGTTATCCAGCTCATCAGTTGATGAGCAAACTCTCCACAGACTCGtcctctcttcccttttcctggtAAGAACTGTTTCACCACCTCACTGGtgtctgctgcttctctgtccTGCCACCAGCGAGGGACACATCACACACAAAGGCAGAGAGGGCTGTAACTCCTGTCTCCACACTTAGTTCACAAGAAAGCACAGATGGTGACGGAGCTGTGCTCAAAGTGCTGCCTCCCTTGGCTGTTATTACCACGGGTGGTTAAGCAGGATCTCTGAACAGAAAGTGAGGGGTAGGTAGGAATGGGGGAGAAGAGGCTGGTGGGTAATGCCAGTAGGAAAGTCTTGGGTCGTGGGTGCTTGCTTCAGCATCCTTGGTGATGAGTGCCTGGGAGATTGCCAGGAGAGCAACAGGGCAGGACTAATTGCTGACGCTAACGAGTGCTGGCTTTCCTTAGTACAGCCAAGAGGGCTTTCCCCAGTAGGaaagagagcaggagcaatcTCAGGGGCCATGGCAAGCAGGTAGTGACAAGCAAAGGTGCAGGGAGGGTGAGTCAGTACTGGAGCCTAGAGGCTACGTCAGAAGCTGTGTGAGTCGTTTGCAAACCCAGGCAGTTTGCCATTTTTACCTGCCCAGGTTTACTGCAAAGTGCCTGTAGCAGATGCAGCTTTACATGGACTGCTGGCAGGCAGGTCACGCTGGAGCACTTGTGGTTGAAGTTGCTTCTAAATGtggtcccagcccagccagagAGAAATTAGAATTTCTCTGCCATTTCCTGCCAGGAGTCTAAATTTAGACTGTccaaagaacagaaacaaattCGTGACCAAGGTCTCTCAGGAAATGACATTCAGAgttgaaaaataacttttatatAAGGTTTAGTGGGAGAAGCatgagaagaaaaggctgttgAACGGAATAAGGTAACTCCCCTATTAAAATATCAGAACAAAGCTTTACAACACCAGTTGCAATGGGCTTGTAAACGTGCCCAAACTCGTCTTTACACAGCCCCAAGCACTGCTGCTCAGACTCAAAGGGAACCTGAACTGATTAGTGGATTGAatcttttgttctttgttttctgtactTGTATGCCTGTTCTCTCTTACGCCCAAACTGACCCTGCAGTATTCCCATGGGGTTTAGTTGAGCAGAAGCTGGAGCTGAATCAAGTAATTTATGGATCTGATTCCACTCAAAACAAATTGCTTGGCTTAGTTTTCCTACCTGCAATATGCTCATTTTGCCCTGAGCACCTTTAAAGTGATCTGGTCTGTGTGTTTAGGCTGTGAGGGGACCCATTCATACCTGCTGGGGGGAAATGGTATCTGTGAGTGTAAGCTGTGCTCCAGTCAGCCTCAGAGTGGAGATCTTCCTTGCAAACCGAAGGTACAGACATGTCCTATCAGAGGAGAGGTTGGTACACAGTGTTTCTTTGGACCACACCTCTGCCCAGGTACAAGGAGGCCATGAAGTGAGGCACATCATTCCATGGACTTCCTTGTCTCTCCTGGATCAAATCTTTGCCCACCAAACTCTAACTTGTTAGTAAAAGCCCATGTTCACATTTCACAGAATAAGGTTTATAAGACAACTCAATTCCATCAGCTGCCAGCCAGTAAAAATGTCCTAAGACACTTTAGTGTTGCCCATGAAAAGTTGTGCCTTGATTGAAATCTGAGTGGGTAATCATAGGAAGCAGCTTTAAAGGATGGGAGTAGAAGTGATATTTTGTGGTTTAAAGTGgaaaacattcttttaaaaCCAAACTGCATGGGGCAGCTGAGTAACAAACATCTCTTTGGCAACGCCTATATCTCTGTGAGACATCCTAAGGAAAGGTAAACAGCCTGTCCTGGACCCTCAGCACTGTTCTCACCATTTGCTAACCAGCTGAATTCAACAGATGAACTCCGAGTGCCTTCCTTTGGTTTCCAACCActccctgtgccctcagctTGTGGTTTTAATATTCTATTACAGGCTCTGTCAAGGCAATGGAGTTAGTGGTGGGTTGACAGCAACCACTGATGTACAGCATAGCCTCAGGAGCCATTTGCCTTTAGAAAATGTCTTGGTCTAAGGTTATTATTGCTGTACAGGAGCTGAATGTCTTCTAAGGGGAGGTGTTGGGTGTTGACTGTTAAGTATAGCCACAGAAGAGAGTTTCTCTCTCTCCAAGTTGCTCTGTATACAGGTAGATACAGGGGTACAAAGATGTAGTTTAGCAAAATGATGCAAAAATTTATCCAGTATTCAAGCAGCAGGATTTGGTGTTAGTTCACCAGtcatttttaatgcaaagtCTTTGCAGTGTTTTCTCTGTGGTGAAGAAATGAGACTTTAGGCACCTGTAacaactctgctgctgctcagtgagGGGCTGGCTCTCACAGGACCCTACCTGGTGAACagctttatttattatttgtccTATTTTAGAATTGGGGGGTGGTCTGTGTGTAACATATTAGCTCAAAAGCAAAACTGTAGTACAGAGATGAATCGTGGCAATGCAGCCAAGATGGACAATAACACCAGAACTCTCCAGACTAAGCTCTTCCTTGATTGACAATGCTGTACTTAAACCGCTGCTTCTATAGCAGGACACTGTTGAATTTGTACAGAACTTACCATGCAGTTTATTTATAATAAAGGAAGTCTTGTACAAAATCTAAATGAGCGTGAAGTCTCTTTTGTTTCTAGTTTCCTGCAAAATGTTCCTAAGAGAGCAGAAGGAAGGAGTGGGGATGTTTCCAGTGTGATCCCAGCACTGTGAGCCCAGCAGCAAGAATTCCTGGTATTCCTGAATCCCTGTAGAAATGATTCCAGAATAAACAGCAACATGGACATAAAGTGGGATAGCTATTCCAGAATAATGCCAGGGGTGTCATTCTTCTTGAGGATATGAATCCACAGGAAAGCAAGGTAATTATTACAAATATGTCTGCTCAAACACACCCTTTTGTGGCAAGCCCTAAATAATGCACATAGATTCTGCCCTCATGGGCTGAACAAGAAATCTCCTGAATTTCCATTTCAGCCAGAGGAATCCTCTTTACCTGCTTATTTTACATAAGTTATTTTACATCCACAGCCAAGTTCAGCAACCAGCCACCACCACTTAGCCCCCTGCTTAACTTCTTTGCCTGGTTTGAGGGAATGTCTCCTCCTTGTAAATACTCCAATATACTCTGGCTCCAGAAGCACACCCAGAGCTAGTTATTAATTCTTATAATAAAAGCACCACTGTTTCCTTGGCAAAATGTCTTCCAGCCCCACAGAATGCCCTGCACACCTTTAACAACTCTGCCTTCCAGTGCTCAGTGAGGCTGAATCAGCACTGTGCAGGTCTGAGAAGCAGCTGGCTTAAAAGCTGCAGCCCAAATCTACTTACCCAGAAGTTACAATTTCCCAGGATCAACCACACACTGCTGGAAAGGGAATTCTGTAGCCCAGGATCATCAGCAGTCCTGCTTTGGTGGAACTTTGttacaacaaaacccaaaccaaacaaaaacaaacccagcctgCTTCAAAGCTATCTGACAAGCTCAGCAACATTTTCTCCATTGAGCTCTTGATTTTCTAGAACATGTTTTTGCTTTCCCTCAGTTTACTGCTTCAGGGTTGCTGTGGAACAGAGGGGTAATATCCctagaaaatgctttttcagaAGGGCAGTTGGCAGGTTTTTGGACCATGCCATGACCATTATTGCAGTATTATCTGTCCTAGAGTAAGGAGAGCAGAAAGAGAAAGCCACCCACTAGAGATTGGTTTTTAGCTTAAAAATTTATCTAATGACGTTTTACCACACATGGGGTAGCTGTAAGCAAAGGCACAATCTCCTTTATTTCAAGCAGGCAGAAATACctgtgctattaaaaaaaatgcaacctCAGAGGATATGGCAGCTCACAAGCATGCTAACATGAATTCAGTAAGGTACCAGCAGGGATCAAACTGGTACCACTGGTCTCACAATGGGGCACTGCTCAGGATGCCCACACACTGAGCATGTTCCATCCACTCTGCTCAACTCTGCATTATGGTTTGTGGCTTGCAGGACTAAAAGCTAACACAGgactgtccccaagtgccactgGCACAGGATCAGATTTTAACTTGTATTTAACTGGGTTCTATTTGTTTGGGAAAAGGATGTCTCAAGGTGTTGGGTCATTGGGTTCAATCCAACATGAGCTGTTGCATCCCTTCCAAGTAACATTCCAGGCAGTCCCatctttttctgaaattataaaTTCCTTATGGGAACATAAACTTGGTTATATGTAGCCAGTCTCCTATGCAGGTGGTGTGTTCACACATATGGGCCAGGGCAAAGAGGGCCTATGCTTTCATCTTCTTCCAAGTAGCTTCTGAACCCATCAAACAACTTTCACTCAATTTGACAGAGCTCAGAAATACCTCTGATAATCTTTAAGCAAGCAGGCAAATGGATAGAAGACAGACTCTCATAATGCTTCAAAAGCACAAAAGAGGTATTTTAAATGTTCTCAGTGCAATAAAAAGTAGTAGGTACTCATGTCTTCTTTGACCTGAAGAAATAAGCTGTGAGAAAATGCCAGAGTTGTGTTACTGCTTCTGCTACTCTCAAAATGACCCACCCAATTTTGCAGTAGAGCCTTAAGGGAAGATGGATGCAAACAGTTATTCCCATCATATCTATTAGACTAGTCTGGTCTCAAAAAGGAAATCTGAGCAAGCCCCTGCTGTGGATCAATTATTGTTACagtgtttttcaaaagaaacttCATTTTCCATTTATGTTACATTCAAGAGCATCATCTGAGACTCCTCAACTGCTGGAAGTAAAATTGctggctgcagaggcagagaaCAAAGCTTCTCAGTCATTATTCAAAGGCAGCACCTCTGCAAATAAAGGCTCTGAGTTTACAAGTAATTATAAATCTGTCTAGCTAAAACCAGAGCTCACCCAGAATGtcagaggcaggaggaaaaaaaaggtattagCTTTATTGATCTGCTCTGAAGGGAAGCACAGAAAGTGCTGAAGTGAAACATTCAAATACAGCCCTGTTCAGGTATTTGACTGCCTGTAAATGTTTCTCTGTGGCACTATATTTAAAACTGtgctcaaaaataaaaataaaaccaatgaAGTTCTCAAAGGTGTCTTAGGcactcagcaggaaaaggagtcTATTTTAGACATGAAACTATATCTACTAGTGGGCCCACAGCCATTAACAGTCTCAACTCAAAGATTTAATCATGTAAGGAAACAAGATTAAGTTTCTGTCTGCACTGTCCTACTTTGCAGAAGAGCCATGACACTTATAATGCCACTGGAAGCCCAAATAGGCATCTTTGTGCAGACAGTGTGACATTCAGGATCCAACAGTGTGCAGTACAGGCCCAGGAGGCAGAGCTAGGATCTGGTCTGGGATCAGTAACCACAGCCTGTCACTTCACCTCCCCAGGAGAATCCATTCCCTGGCTCACAAGCTTCAGCCTTGCTCTCTAGCCCTCTGCTGGGAACCAGACAGCACAGAGGGACTTCCCAAATCCTCAGGGAGGTGGTG
This window harbors:
- the ITPRIP gene encoding inositol 1,4,5-trisphosphate receptor-interacting protein, with the protein product MPVGLFRVCLLVITAIVNHPLFFPKENGTVPENTEEIIQKMKEREESLRLEQLRLEQEIAEQEATQKALEKAAVAVEESKEEKVQWDMWTALSMVIFLLIELWRQDFQEGNWQDTGGEEDDMAVLGKAFKGVAFPNKAVLASFYEKRILGTTADMARMREMVEGFADDLLEALRSVCNRDADMEVEDCMGVGSMYENWRVRKPFVCDLIVPFAPPEPYCFCCQTWCSGDSFPPDEQGYGTIKVCRADEDATGCICDKTKLGEDMLCLLHSQVSSTRPSSEMEDLLCFKNTQYLDADQVMKWFQIAVTKAWNRISHKYEFDLSFSLLDSPGALKIKFKSGKSIAFNLTPVVQYENSDVYFISHFPRSSLAADIPSSTHWFLTFAVYERRFIQLVSKTLPANTCHVSCLQILSFLHGKQCSLTGPSGLTNYHLKTVLLHLLQARPSQDWAPEKLEARLQDMLKFLEKCLHEKKLYHFFIGNGKIPAELGFPVMFQRAEPLNLFRPFVLRRDIYRKTVDTFHEMLRNMSALINEYTVHIPLAHTNGIRKEPL